The following is a genomic window from Bactrocera tryoni isolate S06 chromosome 2, CSIRO_BtryS06_freeze2, whole genome shotgun sequence.
ggttcctccaggcaacatcaattctttcaggaagtttgtatttatcaaaagttaataaaactacacccgtaggattacgggagccatcagcaattcgtgaaaacttatgtacagcagAAACACCTTGCTCCTTTagaccatcaacaatatcttcttctgataagttattcaggaatggggcgtatatggtgcctttaaccgtattcaaagtattatgaagCTTGACATTGATAGCGACCTCCGCCAGGTAAAATTCTTTTGCAGAAAGCAAATGGTATAGTTGCTTTTGAGCAGTTATTTACAAAGAGCAGTAGGTATACCATCACGTAGCTCAGTAACTTTACTTTTACTTCTTACTGATTTTGCTTGAATACCTtttatacgtagcgaagcatgaTGACGAATTATGGCTTGTTGTCGTCCAGCGATGACATGACtaaaaattttggatcatcctgtgtttgagactggtaattctggaaattgggTCTAACGTGATCGGATTtggttttttctttctttttcattattggagataatAGGGAAAAACCTATTATCCTCTCTAATTTCCAGGTCTCTAGGGCCATTAAGTAGTAAAACGCGAATTTTAGctttaacaaattaagaaaattaagtgattgaaaagatataaaacgataaaaaaaattaatcttcacaaacaaagcacgagcgtaatataaacgcagaacaaaccgttataccgttttaacaaactcaataagcacagagcgaaaagcaaccggttacgatgacagttcgacggtgaatgaacacaatatttatagtttttgttatttaatagaataaatttgctaagtatttacgccttaatatatacagcactgcgttgctagctctgaaaatccaagatggccgctattcacccctcagaaagctaccacgaaaaggttATCTACTATATATACTGTggtttatataccatatatttctCAAGAACAAATACAAGCAACTTaatattaaaagtataaaattttctactATGTCTAACACATTTGAAGATTTCAGAAGTAATTTTGCCGAAACCGAATGGCAATTTTGGTGTAGACTCTGTGCTAAAGACGATGTACgaaatatcaatatatatgCAGAGCAAAAACAAACTCCAGTTGACACAAACGAACTTGTAGATTTCATAGCGgagttttttaaaattcatgTAACTATATGCATAATTAAactgtatttaaataattgctGTATTTGTCTTATATTGTTTAGATACggcaaaatgaaaatttaccACATTGGCTTTGTGCACAATGCTTTTCATCGGTTTCGACCTTGTCGAAATTCACAAATCAAGTGAACAGAGTACAGAGTATGTACCACGAAATTCAAAATTCTGGTCACAGAAAAGCTGAAGATTTTCGGGTTATccgagaaaaatataaactactTGGGTATGAGTTATATTTGTTGAACATATCGGATACCAAACCatctattgaaaatatttttgttgctgatgCACCCGAAATAATTGAACATAAATCATTGGATAGTAttataaaaagtgaagtaaTAACGGACGAGTTACAGAGTGGTATATTTCTTAAAGACATCGAATTTAATAGTGAATTCCAGGATCCCATTGGTGATGCAGTTGAAAATCTTTCTAATGAAGTAGGTAGTAGTGAACGCCTAAGTAAATATAATAGTGAATTCCAAGATCCCATTGGCGCAGTTGAGAATCATACTAACAAAGTAGATAGTACTGAATTTCCAAGTAATAGCATAAAAGACAATAACTCAGAAGTTACTAGCAAAGTATATAGCAAAATCCATCGTCTGAAAAAGCGTAAAAGTTCTTCGGATGAGGAATCGAATGTAAACAAACACTTTTGTAACGATTGCACACtccatttcaaaaaaagtagCAATTATCTTATACATATGAGGAAAAAACATGGTGTTGAAACACTACCTAGCATCATTTCTTGTCCACAATGTTCCAGAACTTTCAAAtctaaattcaatttaaaacgACACCTTAAGATACATCGACCTGTAGCAGAGAAGAAAATATATCCATGTCCACAATGTGACCGAAAATTCCAAACGAAAGAATATGTATTTCGTCATATTAAGTTTGTGCATGAAGAAATTCGCCCGTTCATTTGCGAAGAATGTGGTGAAGGTACGCACACCGAAACTACACTGCGGGAGCACATGCTTAAACATACGGACTATGCCCCTTTTGAATGTGagatttgtaagaaaggatttAAAACTCAAGCACGTTTGAAGGTACGTACTGCAAACATTAAAGGGTATGCATAAGTTACTATAAAGAATATTTGCAGAATCATATGGAAATGCACAGCGATCATAAACATATATGCAGCGAATGTGGTTTAGAATTGAATTCGCGTGTAACCTTGAATCGTCATATGCTTGTGCATTCTGATGAGATGCGTCATAAGTGCGATTATTGTGGGCGCGAATTCAAACGAGcgaaaactttaaaaactcaCTTATTACTTCATAGTGGTTTAAAGCCATATTCATGTGACTTCTGTGACAAAACGTTTGCACATGGCTCAAATTGTCGCACTCACAAAAGAAAGTTTCATCCCGAAGAATTTGCGGCCTTAGAGGCTTCCGGAGAAAAGAAGTTCACTAAAAATATCCCTAAATTAGCGGTTTTAAAAACAgtgtaagttaaaaaaatatatatatttaatataaaacaaaatttataaaaatcatttaatttgcAGTACCCGCACAGCTGAGAATCTTCTGCCCGtggtatgtaaacaaagtgGAAACTTTTCTTCCGGCAAAAAACCGAACCTTCAATCAGTTGTAAAGGAGAAACACAACACCGTTcctacgacagtcgggtctaagtaaacGGAGCGggcccggatttttatccaatGTTGTCAATTCGGcgccattcctcgaaattacttcaggaatgttttctgccgcttcaacaacaacaacgaaacataaaaatatgcagGGAATAATAAATAAGTGTGTGCGGTATTTCCTTGTTCAACATTAACAAACTTTGTGAGTATTAATGTCCTTACTTTTTCAAAGCTGTGATTGTGCTCAAGTGATTACTCTTGGCCGGCGACCTGATGATGACTAAATAACAGACAATATAATACCAAGAATTGATAACTGGGTCAATGGGTATACACATGCAACCTACATTCACTTATGTCTATGATGATTGATACATATTAATGGCTACTATATTTCTAGTTTACGTGTTTAAAACTAAgtcttaatttttaatgactaaAACGTCTGCTGTTAttgtaaatgtataaaaagaagCCACTTTATACAACGGATTGAAATGCTCTTTTTAAAGCCTCACTTAAGCATACCAAAATTGTCAGTatgtattgaaatatatttataggaGAATCagacataattacatatgtacatacatatgcctgaTCGTAGTGATAAGTCATAGTCTTAAATTATTTCactaagttaatattttttattgcaatatattataataaatgttaATCAGgagtatgtttgtttttatcaaaaacttttgaaagtCATTTGTTGCGTTTCCTAGATTTAATTATGATTTCAAGTTATTCATAAAtggctacatatgtatgtgtacttgtCTGAAACATGATGATAACGAGTGGCCTTGAACTTATATAAATGGAAAGTAACTAGCAGCCATACGCTCGCACGGCACACTTTATCTGTATGTGCGTGATAAGAGAAAAAGATCTGCTctattcttaaatttaatacGGCAGTTAATAGTTTTTGTTCAAAATCTTTAGTTAttgccataaaaaataaattttaaatcctatatttttgctataattttgaaTGACAGTTCTATAACAGATGCATTTTCATATTTAGTACCATAAGTTTAACGGATATTAAAACAGTTAAATCATATTATTTTGGTTAACGTAACAAATTCTAGCGGCTCATCATAGTTTATAAGTTGcgcattttataaaattagcatacatttaataaattaatttaattttgtcctGTACGCCTGATTACAACAGTGTTGTTTCAATGTCATTTGATTTGAAAAGCATTGGCAACTCTATTTACCACCTCTGCtgataaattttctaatttgaCGTTTCCCTTTTCATTCTTGAAATTCAGTTCGATTCGATTTGCGGTGTGTATGTAACCTTCCTAGAAAGGTTGGTGTGAGTAGCGCAATTATCACTAAATTAATTTCGATCtaaaaaactgtattttaatAAGGTGGGCGGtatttttgcaacaaatttgTGCGGCTAAATATTGTAGAAACATTTTAGCTGTATTTCCTTTGAATTGATTTAATTCGATagttcaataatttgtttgcgTGTAACTTTAGTGCGTCAAGATGTTGAGGACAATTGCAGCACGCAACGAACTCGTAATACTGCGTGGAACAGCGCTGGCACGAGCAAGATCAGCACGTGAAGCCGTACGTGTTATGGGCGCACAAACGGCAAGGAAGCTACAGACACTCAGGTGCGTCTCATTTATAATATCAAACGGAGTTAGTGATGCTCTGATGACGTTTTAAGGTTAGAAAGCTGATTGTGTAACCTCGGCTGATGATTTGTGCTGattgcaaaaaccaaaaaaaatatagagaaTGTCAAACACAAACTGACATTAGCGTAAATGAAAGGAATTAGTTATAATGttgagtttttaaattaattgaaaaagcaatatatttatttacatacaatcTAACTAGCAGGTGGTGGGATGAGATGCTTAAGGTAGTTCATAGCTATCAAAAAAATGTCGTCACGATATGTATGCTACTGATAATGGCATTCTCGACTTTTTTCTACGTTCATAGAACTTTttgcatctatgtatgtacaagtatatgtaaatgtacatacTTTTAAACAATTCTTATGACATAAACATTATGTATTTGAATTTGTATAGCTGTTTTCGTACTCGTGACGCACAACATAGCATGTACatctaaaatgttaaaaaatactcTCTACTCTACCCTGaattttgtaacacccaaatAGAAAGGTCGGAGACCCTTAAAAAAGGTTATAAATGTTTACGAGACGAGTTGAGACGAATTAGCCATTCCCATCTGTCTCTCCGTCTGTCTTTATATACGCGAATTAGCTTTTGACATATCGATCTGAAAACATCCTTTTATGGaaatctttttcattttactagATATCCTTACGAATTTTGGATTTGGTTATTATACAaggtaacggtacaatctccgtataaattgtttagatcgtaCTACGATGGCATATACCGACCGATAGATCTTTCTatactcatttttacttaaaagaAATGCGGTTTTACAGTAGATACCATATATGGTACCAGTATacctaatataatatacatacatatgtatgatagaATTTATGGAGGGGGAagatcacaattttttttataaccctACCAATGTCGTATTTATTGCAATAAAcatatgtaactttttttcgcACCTAGGCTTGGGCCCAAGAACCATGTGGCAACCGTTACAAAGCCGTTGGGTATGTGGAGTACGAATTTTGCACGAAACTACGCCGACCTGCCGTCGCACATCAAAGTGCCACTACCAGCTCTTTCGCCCACTATGGAACAGGGTACCATTATTAGTTGGGAGAAGAAAGAGGGCGACAAATTGAACGAAGGTAAATAAGATATATGAAACGTTTTGAAAAGTCACCGTTACCACTTCAAATGTTTGCAGGTGATCTCTTGGCTGAAATCGAAACTGACAAGGCTACAATGGGCTTCGAAACACCTGAGGAGGGCTACTTGGCCAAAATTGTCGTACAAGCTGGTACCAAAGATGTAGCTATCGGTAAATTGGTTTGCATTATTGTGCAAAATCAAGAAGATGTGGCAGCATTCAAGGACTTTGTTGACAGTgcaccagcagcagcaaaaCCAGCTGCAGCAGCACCACCACCAGCAGCAGCTGCACCAGTagcaccgccaccaccaccaccagctGCAGCACCAGCACCTGTGGCCGCCGCACCTGTCGGTGGTAAGCCCATGACAGCCGTAGAGCAACGCGGCGAACGTGTGTACGCCAGTCCAATGGCAAAAAAACTGGCCGAAGCACAGAGTCTACGATTGCAAGGTTTCGTTCTATACATCCCTTTGTTAAAATCTAATACACTTCTTGTTTGCTTACTAattggctttttattttttttgtaaatcccGCATGCAGGTGCAGGCAGCGGCATCTATGGCTCAATAAAATCTAGTGATCTTGCAGGCATGGCAGCAGCCGCACCCGCGGTCGGCGCACACGCAGCACCGGCTGCACCCCAAGGAGGCTACATTGATATACCGGTTTCAAATGTGCGCGGCGTAATTGCGAAACGTCTAAAGGAGTCGAAACAGCAAATACCGCACTATTATGTGACCATGGAATGTCAAATGGACAATGTATGTAACACAGTCATTGTttgttatatactttttttattatacgaAAATCTGCTTGTTATATTTGCCAGTTGCTGAAACTACGAGAGAAGGTCAATAAGAAATATGAGAAACAAGGTGTACGTGTGTCGGTCAATGATTTTATCATTAAAGCCACTGCCACTGCATGCCGCAAAGTGCCGGAATCCAATTCCTATTGGATGGAAAGCGTGATTAGACAGTAAGTAGCACAAGCGCTTTACATACAATGAAATACTGCAGCACTGCGAACACTACTTGCATATATTTTACGTGCAGATTCGACAACGTCGATGTATCAATGGCCGTCTCCACTGATACCGGCTTAATTACGCCAATTGTTTTCGGCGCCGACCGTAAAGGTGtaattgatatctcaaaagaTACCAAGTCATTAGCTGCCAAGGCCagagaaaataaattgaagccTCAGGAATTCCAGGGTGGTACCGTTTGCGTATCCAATCTCGGCATGATGGGTGCGTATGCAAAATATTGCTATTTACGACAATccttaattaacataaataaatataaattgcagGCGTTTCACAATTCGCCGCCGTCATCAATCCGCCACAATCCTGCATTTTGGCAATTGGCGCCACAACGAAGAAGTTGATACTCGACCCCGATAGCCTTAAGGGGTAATTATATGCTAGCACTACTTATTAGGAAACGGTTAAGTAAAATCTGTAATTTAATTTCTGCTTGCAGTTTCCGCGAAGTCAGCGTAATGAATGTCACTTTAAGTGCGGATCATAGAACAGTGGATGGCGCTGTTGCTGCCAAATGGCTGCAATACTTCCGTGACTTCATAGAGGATCCACAGACAATGATTCTTTAAGTTTAGCACCACTAAAAAATAccttcataaatacatacacccACATTCAGTTAAGCGTAATCCATTATAATGACCAACGAATGTATAGGTAGCgaagaaaaatagaaattctGCACACAAGCGTACAACGTAACGGCCATCACAATATTTCTACGTTGGCGCTGGTGCGCTCCACACATTTTGGTCCCACAGCATATAGAAATTTACCACCGGAGAGAGCTTTGTTGTGTATGTTGAATTATACGCGATTatgtggatttattttttttttgctttatttttaattatgacTTAATTGGTTTTGAATCAGCTCATATGtgattgtttgttttaatttagttccgttttccttaattttgttttgctaattaaattagaacaacaattaatatatacatacatagtatgtatgtatgaaaagaaaacacagcAATTTGTAAAATAGACTTGGTGTGCCCCACAAAGTAAAGAATGATATTGAAAATAGAGCAAAAGAACTGCCGtaaagaagaaaatatgaaaatatgcatTACTTGTTGTTGCATTGATATCTCACACATGTTACCACATACAATGTAAGCGCCAAATCAgatgttaaaatatttcaatataataaatCATTTGTCAATGATAAGGCGACAGTacacaatatgtatgtaatttatgtACAGTTATATAAACGAAAATCGCCGCGTCCACACGACAATTCACGAGCGCACGCATGGAGCGCATGGCTAATTGGAGCAGAACATTGTTGCTGCAActcatttaataatttatgaaatattattattaattaaatttttttcctgtttGGTTCATTTATTATAACAACAAATAGTCGTTATTCGTTATTCGCGAATACTTGGTCCTTAAGGTAACTGACAGTCCAGCATTGCTGTTGtaatttaaatgaataaataacaaaatgtagAAAAGTGAATAGTCAAAAAGCAAATGAAGGGAAATACACAACTAGACAAATGAAAGatgaatttattttgtaacaCTTTTATTTACTCTAAATTGTagtataatagaaaaaaatggaataatGCTTAGTAATTACATGTGTATGTGAAAGACGCATATTTAGCAAAAGCCGGcgtttaatgtattttttttttctcaacaaacaaatttttgcatttgtttagtttttgttcttcAAGCaagcgagagagagagagagagagagaaggaATGTACAGCCTTTGGTTGTAGCAAGTATTGCACGCTGTGATACTCATTGGTTTACCACTTCGCTGGACCCAGCTCAGACCATTCTCTAACAAAATCGGCATGTTTCTCTAGCGGCGTGAACCAATCGGCACCGCCGTAATCGATTTTCGGTTGTGTACCTTTGTAGTTTTCGGGCAGGATTTCAGGCGAGAGGAACTTCTGCAGTGACTTCATATCGCTACCGtggaaatgcatctgtgaaataaaaaaaaaatatttatttgcttgatatgaatttcaaaaTGTAAGTATTAGACACGGCTGTAAGCTTGGTTTCTTTGCAAGAGTACGTTCGTAGTATATTCTGTCttcaaatacaagaaaaaacatcTCAAGCCCACATAGcagcatttcttatagcacaaAACTGTATAAAATCTCTTATTCTTAGCTTTATTTTGGGTTTAAGGTTGTTGTTCGAGCGGTTATCTAAGGTTATATTCGGGTTGGTTGTCATCGAAGTCATGTAACGGTAAGTCCAGGAAACCTGATGTTTCTACGGGGTTGGAGCATAAGGAGagggtgttgttgttgtagcggcagaattctgataaaaatccgggtccgtttcggttaagtagacccgactgtcgtgcgAGGGATGTTAGATTAGTTGGGTTCAATGaacatatatttggtatgtcggAGTCGATTTCGGATAAGAAGTAGTTTAATCTGCCATTAATCTAGatggcaactcgagctcttattgttattgtaacaGCAGAATTCTGCATAATTGACAGTCCTTGCCCGGATGAAAACCCACTCCAATCCGGCTACGGAGACCTTACCGTCGTGGGAACGGAACTTGAGTAGTGGTCCGATCCGAACcacattttcggaaattgtGCGAtgttttggacaataatttatgccaaatgaTAACAtcgaagatatcttgtcaaataaaaaagttgtccgtacaaaagcttgattttgattggtctgTTTAAATGGAAGCTATATGTCATACTGATCCGATTTGATCAATATGTTCGGATATTGAAATAAGATTTGGCGAATgccatacaagaaattgatgttgatcggtcagtttgtatggaagttaTGGGCTATAGTGGGCCGATATCGGCTATTCCGACGAATATACATTTTCTTGGGGAGACAAtcacatctcaaaaactgaagtaCTAGTCCGCATATGTATAGTCAGAAAGACAAACGGGTCTTTATTGAATCTCCGATTTATCTTTTTGGTTGTTACTAACTACTAACTAAATGTAGACTAATACCGACCTCCAAGTATCCACCGCCCgttcaaataataaacaaaattatgtataaaaattccTCCCCGCTTACCCGCTTGTTGAGCTTCTCGCGTACGAATGGCTTGAAGAGCGCCCACACCAATTTAAAGATGAAAGGTTGTTTCACAAAATGCACCTCCTTCATACGCAGCGGCATAGCATCCTGTATAAAGGTGAGTAGACGTTTCGAGAAAGTGGGCGACAGAGCTTTGACCTGCTTCATTGACAGCCCGTCAAAGTCCATTATGCATACGACACCGCGCACTTGTGTTTCCGGCTCGAGTTGGGCGGCAATATGCACCATATACAACATGCGGAAAACATCATCGGACGGCACCGAATTGGGATCCCATAGTTCACCACAATTCACAATCATTACACGACGTCCATGCTGATCGCAATTCTTCAAAACATTCACAATACCGTATTGTATGAATATATCCTTGAGCTGTTCTATGAGTAGACCATGGACAAGCGCGGCATTATCTTTGCGGAAAGCGGCTGTTGTGCGCATCTGGAATGGAAATAGCATGTATTTAAATTGATTTCGGATGAAATGTTGTTCTATTGCAGATAAATGAATGTTATATAAGTTAAGTCGTGGTTCCAAAGGTTGTCGCTTTCAAAACGCATGCTTATTCTAATATTCAGTCGATAGAATGTCTAACGGAATCTCAGTTTCAGAACTGAGCTTGAAGAGCTGGGTCACATCTAAGTTCATTGTGAAGTGAAATACACTACTTGGCTGATGACATAGTTCGTTTGATCCGGAATGTAGGTCAATTTAGCTTCTGTAGTCTTTAACATtggtaattttaaaaatcaagcATTACTAGAATAAATTCTAATTAGATATTTGGATTCCTggcaatcaaattaaattatctgTAAGCCATTGGGAGGAGGATGGAGTAATGTGTAGAattcacgcaaatgagga
Proteins encoded in this region:
- the LOC120768601 gene encoding zinc finger protein 626-like; the encoded protein is MSNTFEDFRSNFAETEWQFWCRLCAKDDVRNINIYAEQKQTPVDTNELVDFIAEFFKIHIRQNENLPHWLCAQCFSSVSTLSKFTNQVNRVQSMYHEIQNSGHRKAEDFRVIREKYKLLGYELYLLNISDTKPSIENIFVADAPEIIEHKSLDSIIKSEVITDELQSGIFLKDIEFNSEFQDPIGDAVENLSNEVGSSERLSKYNSEFQDPIGAVENHTNKVDSTEFPSNSIKDNNSEVTSKVYSKIHRLKKRKSSSDEESNVNKHFCNDCTLHFKKSSNYLIHMRKKHGVETLPSIISCPQCSRTFKSKFNLKRHLKIHRPVAEKKIYPCPQCDRKFQTKEYVFRHIKFVHEEIRPFICEECGEGTHTETTLREHMLKHTDYAPFECEICKKGFKTQARLKNHMEMHSDHKHICSECGLELNSRVTLNRHMLVHSDEMRHKCDYCGREFKRAKTLKTHLLLHSGLKPYSCDFCDKTFAHGSNCRTHKRKFHPEEFAALEASGEKKFTKNIPKLAVLKTVTRTAENLLPVVCKQSGNFSSGKKPNLQSVVKEKHNTVPTTVGSK
- the LOC120769694 gene encoding dihydrolipoyllysine-residue acetyltransferase component of pyruvate dehydrogenase complex, mitochondrial, translated to MLRTIAARNELVILRGTALARARSAREAVRVMGAQTARKLQTLRLGPKNHVATVTKPLGMWSTNFARNYADLPSHIKVPLPALSPTMEQGTIISWEKKEGDKLNEGDLLAEIETDKATMGFETPEEGYLAKIVVQAGTKDVAIGKLVCIIVQNQEDVAAFKDFVDSAPAAAKPAAAAPPPAAAAPVAPPPPPPAAAPAPVAAAPVGGKPMTAVEQRGERVYASPMAKKLAEAQSLRLQGAGSGIYGSIKSSDLAGMAAAAPAVGAHAAPAAPQGGYIDIPVSNVRGVIAKRLKESKQQIPHYYVTMECQMDNLLKLREKVNKKYEKQGVRVSVNDFIIKATATACRKVPESNSYWMESVIRQFDNVDVSMAVSTDTGLITPIVFGADRKGVIDISKDTKSLAAKARENKLKPQEFQGGTVCVSNLGMMGVSQFAAVINPPQSCILAIGATTKKLILDPDSLKGFREVSVMNVTLSADHRTVDGAVAAKWLQYFRDFIEDPQTMIL
- the LOC120769696 gene encoding clavesin-1 — encoded protein: MSNANSEEAFNIRIGYLKPETVEIAKNELRETPEVKEAAIKELRELLHAATDINYKDDDEFLVIFLRACHFYPQSALEKMRTTAAFRKDNAALVHGLLIEQLKDIFIQYGIVNVLKNCDQHGRRVMIVNCGELWDPNSVPSDDVFRMLYMVHIAAQLEPETQVRGVVCIMDFDGLSMKQVKALSPTFSKRLLTFIQDAMPLRMKEVHFVKQPFIFKLVWALFKPFVREKLNKRMHFHGSDMKSLQKFLSPEILPENYKGTQPKIDYGGADWFTPLEKHADFVREWSELGPAKW